The Kitasatospora sp. NBC_00374 genome has a segment encoding these proteins:
- a CDS encoding extracellular solute-binding protein, with product MRTSRAARPAPSRRAAVLVTAVLSATALLATGCSSSGSGASTDANEKITLTVGDFGTFGFKEAGLFDAYTAAHPNITIKENTTTQEADYWTAVQTHLAAGSGLDDVQALEVGRIALATSDALSGAFQDLSKAPGVKKDDYLPWKWQQGTTASGRTIGLGTDVGPMAVCYRQDLFQAAGLPSDPAAVGALWAGDWSKYVEAGKQFQAKAPKGTFFMDSATGLFNAAVSSSSEQYYKGGKLAYKDSAGVRKAWELAMQADAAGTSQGLKEFDTPWQTAFSQSTFATTICPSWQQANIEKYSGPANAGKWNVAQAPAAGNWGGSFLAVPSSGRHVAAAQELVAWLSLPEQQAKVFQKVGNIPSSQGAYALPGVSDFKNPYIGPDAPTGQIFSTAAKAIKPAETGVHAGDLQNAFSNGILLVEQNGKSAEEAWKATVQQIDSTIQ from the coding sequence ATGCGCACGTCCCGTGCCGCCCGCCCCGCCCCCTCCCGCAGAGCCGCCGTGCTCGTCACCGCCGTGCTGAGCGCCACCGCCCTGCTGGCCACCGGCTGCTCCAGCAGCGGCTCGGGCGCCTCGACCGATGCGAACGAGAAGATCACTCTGACGGTCGGTGACTTCGGGACCTTCGGCTTCAAGGAGGCCGGGCTGTTCGACGCCTACACCGCGGCACACCCGAACATCACCATCAAGGAGAACACCACCACCCAGGAGGCGGACTACTGGACCGCGGTGCAGACCCACCTCGCGGCCGGCAGCGGACTCGACGACGTCCAGGCCCTGGAGGTCGGCCGCATCGCGCTGGCCACCTCCGACGCGCTGAGCGGCGCGTTCCAGGACCTCTCGAAGGCGCCGGGCGTCAAGAAGGACGACTACCTGCCGTGGAAGTGGCAGCAGGGCACCACCGCGAGCGGCAGGACCATCGGCCTGGGCACCGATGTCGGCCCGATGGCCGTCTGCTACCGCCAGGACCTCTTCCAGGCCGCGGGCCTGCCCTCCGACCCGGCCGCGGTCGGTGCGCTGTGGGCCGGCGACTGGTCCAAGTACGTCGAGGCCGGAAAGCAGTTCCAGGCCAAGGCTCCCAAGGGCACGTTCTTCATGGACTCCGCGACCGGTCTCTTCAACGCGGCCGTCTCCAGCTCCAGCGAGCAGTACTACAAGGGCGGCAAGCTCGCCTACAAGGACTCCGCCGGCGTCAGGAAGGCCTGGGAGCTGGCCATGCAGGCCGACGCCGCCGGCACCTCGCAGGGCCTGAAGGAGTTCGACACCCCCTGGCAGACCGCGTTCTCCCAGTCCACCTTCGCCACCACCATCTGCCCGTCCTGGCAGCAGGCCAACATCGAGAAGTACTCCGGCCCGGCCAACGCCGGCAAGTGGAACGTCGCCCAGGCGCCCGCCGCCGGCAACTGGGGCGGTTCCTTCCTCGCGGTGCCCAGCTCGGGCAGGCACGTCGCCGCCGCGCAGGAGCTGGTGGCCTGGCTGTCCCTGCCGGAGCAGCAGGCGAAGGTCTTCCAGAAGGTCGGCAACATCCCCTCCAGCCAGGGTGCCTACGCGCTGCCCGGGGTCTCGGACTTCAAGAACCCCTACATCGGCCCCGACGCCCCCACCGGCCAGATCTTCTCCACCGCCGCCAAGGCCATCAAGCCGGCCGAGACCGGCGTGCACGCCGGTGACCTGCAGAACGCCTTCAGCAACGGCATCCTCCTGGTCGAGCAGAACGGCAAGAGCGCGGAGGAGGCCTGGAAGGCCACCGTCCAGCAGATCGACAGCACCATCCAGTAG
- a CDS encoding MarR family winged helix-turn-helix transcriptional regulator — MDQVDVILDQWRRERPGLDLAAVGTAGRLGRFAMLAGRAVDRVFREHGLQRGEFDVLAALRRSGPPYVLIPSVLAATLMMSRAGMTSRLDRLESAGLVERRLDPDDRRSFLVALTDTGRGVVDAAFTDHAANEARLLSPLTDPERATLDLLLRKLLHGVDTDADA, encoded by the coding sequence ATGGACCAGGTGGACGTGATTCTCGACCAGTGGCGCCGCGAACGCCCGGGACTGGACCTCGCGGCCGTCGGCACCGCCGGACGTCTCGGCCGGTTCGCGATGCTCGCAGGCCGCGCGGTGGACCGGGTGTTCCGCGAACACGGCCTGCAGCGCGGCGAGTTCGACGTCCTGGCGGCCCTGCGCCGGTCCGGCCCGCCGTACGTGCTCATCCCGTCCGTGCTGGCGGCCACCCTGATGATGTCCCGCGCGGGGATGACCAGCCGGCTCGACCGCCTGGAGTCCGCCGGCCTGGTCGAGCGCCGCCTCGATCCCGACGACCGGCGCAGCTTCCTGGTCGCCCTCACCGACACCGGCCGTGGCGTCGTCGACGCGGCCTTCACCGACCACGCCGCCAACGAGGCCCGCCTGCTGTCCCCCCTCACCGACCCCGAACGCGCCACCCTCGACCTGCTGTTGCGCAAACTGCTGCACGGGGTCGACACCGACGCCGACGCCTGA
- a CDS encoding Ig-like domain-containing protein, translating to MERRYRVLAATVLGGALALTTACSGGGGGSASGPAASKEKKSAAAVSIEPANGATGVKPTGALKVSVANGKLTEVKVTGKDGAEVPGALTADGLGWAPAAGLAVSSEYKVSAKAADAEGVATTAESSFTTLTPQQVASPQDNIADGQTYGTGMIVSLTFKKPVKDRAAVEKAITFDTSDGSVVKGHWFNDSRVDFRPQTFWKPQSKVVAHYRLKSVETAPGVYGEVDSDQSFTIGRSRVSTADASSHQMVVEEDGKPAETIPISAGADSPASQNTFNGTMVIMAKEGTTVMDSSTVVNHEGPDYKVKMPHALRLTPTGTYVHGKYAPDNPFGSRNTSHGCVGLQDGSAEDGDNNSVAGRFYASALIGDVVTVKNSVGKQVDPANGLSGWNIGWDKW from the coding sequence GTGGAGCGCAGGTACAGGGTTCTGGCGGCGACGGTGCTCGGTGGCGCGCTCGCGCTGACGACCGCGTGCAGCGGCGGCGGGGGCGGGTCGGCCTCCGGGCCCGCCGCGTCCAAGGAGAAGAAGTCCGCGGCGGCCGTGAGCATCGAGCCGGCGAACGGGGCGACGGGCGTCAAGCCGACCGGCGCTCTCAAGGTGTCGGTCGCGAACGGAAAGCTGACCGAGGTCAAGGTCACCGGCAAGGACGGCGCGGAGGTGCCCGGCGCGCTCACCGCCGACGGCCTGGGCTGGGCCCCGGCGGCCGGGCTCGCGGTCTCCTCCGAGTACAAGGTGAGCGCCAAGGCGGCCGACGCCGAAGGGGTGGCGACGACCGCGGAGAGCAGCTTCACCACGCTGACGCCGCAGCAGGTGGCGAGTCCGCAGGACAACATCGCGGACGGGCAGACCTACGGCACCGGCATGATCGTCTCGCTGACGTTCAAGAAGCCCGTCAAGGACCGCGCGGCGGTGGAGAAGGCGATCACCTTCGACACCTCCGACGGCAGCGTGGTCAAGGGCCACTGGTTCAACGACAGCCGGGTCGACTTCCGTCCGCAGACCTTCTGGAAGCCGCAGAGCAAGGTCGTCGCCCACTACCGCCTGAAGAGCGTCGAGACCGCGCCGGGCGTCTACGGCGAGGTGGACAGCGACCAGTCGTTCACCATCGGGCGCTCCCGGGTCAGCACGGCGGACGCCTCGTCCCACCAGATGGTGGTCGAGGAGGACGGCAAGCCGGCCGAGACCATCCCGATCAGCGCCGGGGCGGACTCGCCCGCCTCGCAGAACACCTTCAACGGCACGATGGTGATCATGGCGAAGGAGGGGACGACCGTCATGGACTCCTCCACCGTGGTCAACCACGAGGGCCCCGACTACAAGGTGAAGATGCCGCACGCACTGCGGCTCACCCCCACCGGCACCTACGTCCACGGCAAGTACGCGCCCGACAACCCGTTCGGCAGCCGCAACACCAGCCACGGCTGCGTCGGCCTCCAGGACGGCTCCGCCGAGGACGGCGACAACAACTCGGTCGCGGGCCGCTTCTACGCGTCCGCGCTGATCGGCGACGTGGTGACGGTGAAGAACTCGGTCGGCAAGCAGGTCGACCCGGCCAACGGCCTCAGCGGCTGGAACATCGGCTGGGACAAGTGGTGA
- a CDS encoding GH1 family beta-glucosidase yields the protein MTAPSPSLAARTTVDPSGRLAFPGGFLWGAATASYQIEGAAAEGGRTPSIWDVFSRTPGKVHAGDTGDVATDHYHRYREDVALMSELGLQAYRFSLSWSRIQPTGRGPAVEQGLDFYRRLVDELLAAGIQPVATLYHWDLPQELEDAGGWPVRETAERFGEYAAIAAAALGDRVKFWTTLNEPWCSAFLGYGSGVHAPGRTDPADALRAAHHLNLGHGRAVAALRAGLPADARISVTLNLHQVRPLTDGAADRDAARRIDAVGNRVFTGPILDGGYPADLRADTAHLVDWDDLVRPGDEATVAAPIDVLGINYYTPTLVSAPAADERPAPGEAARNDAHGASDHSPWPGAEHIVFHLPPGEVTAMNWAVDPTGLYDLITDVSRRHPRLPLMITENGAAYEDTVTPDGEVHDPQRIDYVHRHLAAVHRAIADGADVRGYFLWSLLDNFEWSYGYSRRFGAVYVDYPTQRRIPKDSARWYARSVRENAIPPVRDLT from the coding sequence ATGACTGCCCCCTCTCCCTCCCTCGCCGCCCGGACCACCGTCGACCCGTCCGGCCGGCTCGCCTTCCCCGGCGGGTTCCTCTGGGGAGCGGCGACGGCGTCGTACCAGATCGAGGGAGCCGCCGCCGAGGGCGGCCGGACCCCGTCGATCTGGGACGTCTTCAGCCGCACTCCCGGCAAGGTGCACGCCGGCGACACCGGCGACGTGGCCACCGACCACTACCACCGGTACCGCGAGGACGTCGCGCTGATGTCCGAACTCGGCCTGCAGGCCTACCGGTTCTCGCTCTCCTGGTCGCGGATCCAGCCGACCGGCCGCGGCCCCGCGGTCGAGCAGGGGCTGGACTTCTACCGCCGCCTGGTCGACGAACTGCTCGCGGCCGGCATCCAGCCGGTCGCCACCCTCTACCACTGGGACCTCCCGCAGGAGTTGGAGGACGCCGGCGGCTGGCCCGTCCGGGAGACCGCCGAGCGCTTCGGCGAGTACGCGGCCATCGCCGCCGCCGCCCTCGGCGACCGGGTGAAGTTCTGGACCACCCTCAACGAGCCCTGGTGCTCGGCCTTCCTCGGCTACGGCTCCGGCGTGCACGCGCCCGGCCGCACCGACCCGGCCGACGCGCTGCGCGCCGCCCACCACCTCAACCTCGGACACGGCCGCGCGGTGGCCGCCCTGCGCGCCGGCCTCCCCGCCGACGCCCGGATCTCCGTCACACTCAACCTGCACCAGGTCCGCCCGCTCACCGACGGCGCGGCCGACCGGGACGCCGCCCGGCGCATCGACGCGGTCGGCAACCGGGTCTTCACCGGCCCGATCCTCGACGGCGGATACCCCGCCGACCTGCGCGCCGACACCGCCCACCTGGTCGACTGGGACGACCTGGTCCGGCCCGGAGACGAGGCCACCGTCGCCGCCCCGATCGACGTCCTCGGCATCAACTACTACACGCCGACCCTGGTGTCCGCGCCCGCCGCCGACGAGCGCCCCGCACCCGGCGAGGCCGCCCGCAACGACGCCCACGGCGCCAGCGACCACTCGCCCTGGCCCGGGGCCGAGCACATCGTCTTCCACCTGCCGCCCGGCGAGGTGACCGCGATGAACTGGGCCGTCGACCCGACCGGCCTCTACGACCTGATCACGGACGTCTCCCGGCGCCACCCCCGGCTGCCGCTCATGATCACCGAAAACGGCGCCGCCTACGAGGACACCGTCACCCCCGACGGGGAGGTGCACGACCCGCAGCGCATCGACTACGTCCACCGCCACCTGGCGGCCGTCCACCGCGCCATCGCCGACGGCGCCGACGTCCGCGGCTACTTCCTCTGGTCGCTGCTGGACAACTTCGAGTGGTCCTACGGCTACAGCCGCCGCTTCGGCGCCGTGTACGTCGACTACCCCACCCAGCGCCGCATCCCCAAGGACAGCGCCCGCTGGTACGCCCGCTCCGTCCGGGAGAACGCGATCCCCCCGGTCCGCGACCTGACCTGA
- a CDS encoding carbohydrate ABC transporter permease has translation MTTALPHTRLLRRVPRTRAGRQHHAGPVTYAVLVVVALASLFPLYWTLVAASTDAHAVVSTPPPLVPGGNLFKNLSYVWHNAGGRGMGVALLNSTLVAGSVTLGTVSFSLLAGFAFAKLRFPGRGAMTALVVATLAVPAQLSVVPLFILMKHLGLGNHLGALILPALVTAFGVFFMRQFLVQALPTELLEAARMDGANSLRVVRHVVVPIARPAMAVLGMLTFVQSWNDFLWPIIAMNGSTNPTVQVALAGLGTGWSTDWSIIMAGALLGTLPLLLVFVLFGRHIVGGLTQGAVKG, from the coding sequence ATGACCACCGCACTCCCGCACACCCGCCTCCTGCGCCGCGTCCCGCGCACCCGGGCCGGCCGCCAGCACCACGCCGGGCCGGTGACCTACGCCGTCCTGGTCGTCGTCGCGCTCGCCTCGCTGTTCCCGCTGTACTGGACCCTGGTCGCGGCCTCCACGGACGCGCACGCCGTGGTCTCCACCCCGCCGCCGCTCGTCCCGGGCGGCAACCTGTTCAAGAACCTCTCGTACGTCTGGCACAACGCCGGCGGCCGGGGGATGGGCGTCGCGCTGCTCAACTCGACGCTGGTGGCGGGCTCCGTCACGCTGGGCACCGTCTCGTTCTCGCTGCTGGCGGGCTTCGCCTTCGCCAAGCTCCGCTTCCCCGGCCGCGGTGCCATGACCGCCCTGGTGGTCGCGACCCTGGCCGTACCGGCCCAGCTCAGCGTGGTCCCGCTGTTCATCCTGATGAAGCACCTCGGCCTGGGCAACCACCTCGGCGCGCTGATCCTGCCCGCCCTGGTCACCGCCTTCGGCGTGTTCTTCATGCGGCAGTTCCTGGTCCAGGCCCTGCCCACCGAGCTGCTGGAGGCCGCCCGGATGGACGGCGCCAACTCGCTGCGGGTGGTCCGCCACGTGGTGGTACCGATCGCCCGGCCCGCGATGGCCGTGCTGGGGATGCTGACCTTCGTCCAGTCCTGGAACGACTTCCTGTGGCCGATCATCGCGATGAACGGCTCCACCAACCCCACCGTCCAGGTCGCCCTGGCCGGGCTCGGCACCGGCTGGTCCACCGACTGGTCGATCATCATGGCCGGTGCGCTGCTCGGCACCCTGCCGCTGCTCCTGGTGTTCGTGCTGTTCGGCAGGCACATCGTCGGCGGCCTCACCCAGGGCGCGGTCAAGGGCTGA
- a CDS encoding RNA-binding S4 domain-containing protein: MESQDATVRVDSWIWSVRLTKTRALAAAACRAGHVRVNGEKVKPAQSLHPGDEVRVFHAGRERVVVVAKLVRKRVGPVPAAECFVDNSPPPPPREEVAVVAARDRGAGRPTKRERRDIERLRGQ, from the coding sequence ATGGAGTCGCAGGACGCAACCGTACGGGTGGACAGCTGGATCTGGTCGGTCCGGCTGACCAAGACCCGGGCCCTGGCCGCGGCGGCCTGCCGGGCCGGCCACGTGCGGGTGAACGGGGAGAAGGTCAAGCCGGCGCAGTCGCTGCACCCGGGCGACGAGGTCCGGGTGTTCCACGCCGGGCGTGAGCGCGTGGTGGTGGTCGCCAAGCTGGTCCGCAAGCGGGTCGGCCCGGTTCCGGCGGCCGAGTGCTTCGTCGACAACAGCCCGCCGCCCCCGCCGCGCGAGGAGGTCGCCGTCGTCGCCGCCCGTGATCGTGGCGCCGGCCGCCCGACCAAGCGCGAGCGCCGGGACATCGAGCGGCTGCGGGGCCAGTAG
- a CDS encoding carbohydrate ABC transporter permease, giving the protein MATSISARGSGPDSATPDPPGPAPAAESRRQALRSRLYRWDTKASPYAFVAPFFLVFAVFGLFPLLYTGWLSLHRVSLYSVDRAEWVGLRNYTDLFTGPASHFFWNALGNTVTLGILSTVPQLMMAIGLAHLLNYRLRARSFFRTALLAPYATSVAAATLVFALIFSPESGMANWFLGLFGLDPVAWEAGDWTSQLAVSTIVTWRWTGYNALIYLAAMQAVPGELYEAAAIDGASRWRQFLHVTVPALRPTILFTVVVSTIGATQLFGEPFLFGGQSGHQGGAAHQYETLGVFMYDQGFRNSMLGRASAVAWTMFALLLLIGLVNALIARRLRTSQ; this is encoded by the coding sequence GTGGCCACCTCCATCAGCGCACGCGGAAGCGGACCGGACTCCGCCACTCCCGACCCGCCTGGCCCCGCGCCCGCCGCGGAGAGCCGCCGCCAGGCCCTGCGCAGCCGCCTCTACCGCTGGGACACCAAGGCCTCGCCGTACGCGTTCGTGGCGCCGTTCTTCCTGGTGTTCGCCGTATTCGGCCTCTTCCCGCTGCTCTACACCGGCTGGCTCTCGCTGCACCGGGTCAGCCTGTACAGCGTCGACCGGGCCGAGTGGGTCGGCCTGCGGAACTACACCGACCTGTTCACCGGCCCGGCGAGCCACTTCTTCTGGAACGCCCTGGGCAACACCGTCACGCTCGGCATCCTGTCCACGGTCCCCCAGCTGATGATGGCGATCGGCCTCGCCCACCTGCTCAACTACCGGCTGCGCGCCCGCTCGTTCTTCCGCACCGCGCTGCTCGCCCCGTACGCGACCTCGGTCGCCGCCGCCACCCTGGTGTTCGCGCTGATCTTCAGCCCGGAGAGCGGCATGGCCAACTGGTTCCTCGGCCTGTTCGGCCTCGACCCGGTCGCCTGGGAGGCCGGCGACTGGACGTCCCAACTCGCCGTCTCCACCATCGTCACCTGGCGGTGGACGGGCTACAACGCCCTGATCTACCTCGCCGCCATGCAGGCCGTCCCCGGTGAGCTCTACGAGGCCGCCGCGATCGACGGCGCCTCCCGCTGGCGGCAGTTCCTGCACGTCACCGTCCCGGCGCTGCGCCCCACCATCCTGTTCACGGTGGTGGTCTCCACCATCGGCGCCACCCAGCTCTTCGGCGAGCCCTTCCTGTTCGGCGGCCAGAGCGGCCACCAGGGCGGCGCCGCCCACCAGTACGAGACCCTCGGCGTCTTCATGTACGACCAGGGTTTCCGCAACAGCATGCTCGGCCGGGCCTCGGCCGTCGCGTGGACGATGTTCGCGCTGCTCCTGCTGATCGGCCTGGTCAACGCCCTGATCGCCCGCCGGCTGCGCACGTCGCAGTGA
- a CDS encoding GNAT family N-acetyltransferase, whose product MNDHSPAHAASPGVPRRIGFTLLPAPAMTALLAGDLAGAGDLVGLRLTDFFLTDRACWLWRYRLDQLAERPQDAPWLARAAVARPHGEVVGYAGFHGGPDEAGMVEVGYSVAPEFRRQGYARAMLAELLRLAAAEPAVHTVRATISPDNEGSLATIRGFGFVAVGEQWDEVDGLELIFEVPARVG is encoded by the coding sequence ATGAACGATCACTCCCCGGCCCACGCGGCCAGCCCCGGCGTCCCCCGACGGATCGGCTTCACCCTGCTGCCCGCCCCCGCGATGACCGCGCTCCTCGCCGGCGACCTGGCGGGCGCCGGCGACCTCGTCGGGCTGCGCCTCACCGACTTCTTCCTGACCGACCGGGCCTGCTGGCTCTGGCGGTACCGGCTCGACCAGCTGGCCGAGCGGCCGCAGGACGCGCCGTGGCTCGCACGGGCCGCGGTGGCGCGGCCGCACGGCGAGGTGGTCGGCTACGCCGGGTTCCACGGCGGGCCCGACGAGGCGGGCATGGTCGAGGTCGGGTACTCGGTGGCACCGGAGTTCCGCCGGCAGGGGTACGCCAGGGCGATGCTGGCCGAGTTGCTGCGGCTCGCCGCCGCCGAGCCCGCGGTGCACACGGTGCGGGCCACCATCAGTCCGGACAACGAGGGGTCGCTGGCCACCATCCGGGGCTTCGGCTTCGTGGCGGTCGGCGAGCAGTGGGACGAGGTGGACGGCCTGGAGCTGATCTTCGAGGTGCCGGCCCGGGTCGGCTGA
- a CDS encoding cupin domain-containing protein has translation MSLVGHEAVVVRSGEAETLSLLGGRARLLADSSATGGALSTLRVTLGRGADGATPHRHGRSSELFFVVDGSAQLLVGEEVVTAGSGDLVVVPPWVPHAFAASPAAGADLLIVITPGVERFGYFRLLERLGRGEGTVEELLASQERFDNHFLDAPLWTAAREAARAEGPEAG, from the coding sequence ATGTCGCTGGTGGGTCACGAGGCCGTGGTCGTGCGCAGCGGGGAGGCCGAGACCCTGTCCCTGCTCGGCGGTCGGGCCAGGCTGCTGGCGGACTCCAGCGCCACCGGCGGGGCGCTGAGTACGCTCCGGGTCACCCTCGGGCGGGGGGCCGACGGCGCCACCCCGCACCGCCACGGCAGGTCCTCGGAGCTGTTCTTCGTCGTCGACGGCTCGGCGCAGCTGCTGGTCGGCGAGGAGGTGGTGACCGCCGGGAGCGGGGATCTGGTGGTCGTGCCGCCGTGGGTGCCGCACGCCTTCGCGGCCTCGCCGGCGGCGGGGGCGGACCTGCTGATCGTGATCACTCCCGGGGTGGAGCGCTTCGGGTACTTCCGGCTGCTCGAACGGCTGGGCCGCGGCGAGGGGACCGTCGAGGAGCTGCTGGCCTCCCAGGAGCGCTTCGACAACCACTTCCTGGACGCCCCGCTCTGGACGGCGGCCCGGGAGGCGGCCCGGGCCGAGGGGCCCGAGGCCGGGTGA
- the pgm gene encoding phosphoglucomutase (alpha-D-glucose-1,6-bisphosphate-dependent), with protein MVHARAGLQADPGDLVDVARLVTAYYTLHPDPDEPGQRVAFGTSGHRGSSLDTAFNEDHIAATTQAICEYRAAQGTTGPLFLGADTHALSEPALATAVEVLAANGVTLLLDSADGYTPTPAVSHAILTHNRANPLARADGIVVTPSHNPPRDGGFKYNPPHGGPAGSDATGWIQDRANDLIRAGLAGVHRLPHARALAADTTGRHDFLGRYTEDLPSVLDLDAVRAAGVRIGADPLGGASVAYWGRIAETHRLDLTVVNPLTDPTWRFMSLDWDGKVRMDCSSPYAMASLIGRRDEYAVATGNDADADRHGIVTPDGGLMNPNHYLAVAIDYLFRHRKDWPSAAAVGKTLVSSSMIDRVAAELKRELVEVPVGFKWFVDGLLDGSVGFGGEESAGASFLRRDGGVWTTDKDGILLALLAAEITAVTDRSPSQHYQDLAARFGAPAYARVDAPADREQKARLAKLSADQVRAGELAGEPITAVLTEAPGNGAAIGGLKVCTENAWFAARPSGTEDVYKIYAESFHGPDHLAQVQDQARALVTEVLEA; from the coding sequence ATGGTGCACGCACGGGCCGGATTGCAGGCGGATCCCGGAGACCTGGTGGACGTGGCGAGGCTGGTGACGGCCTATTACACGCTGCACCCGGACCCGGACGAGCCCGGGCAGCGGGTCGCCTTCGGGACGTCGGGGCACCGCGGTTCCTCGCTCGACACGGCGTTCAACGAGGACCACATCGCGGCCACCACCCAGGCGATCTGCGAGTACCGCGCGGCGCAGGGCACCACCGGCCCGCTGTTCCTGGGGGCGGACACCCACGCGCTCTCCGAGCCGGCCCTGGCCACCGCGGTCGAGGTACTGGCGGCGAACGGCGTCACGCTGCTGCTGGACAGCGCGGACGGCTACACCCCCACCCCCGCGGTGTCGCACGCGATCCTCACCCACAACCGGGCCAACCCGCTCGCGCGGGCCGACGGCATCGTGGTGACGCCCTCGCACAACCCGCCGCGCGACGGCGGGTTCAAGTACAACCCGCCGCACGGCGGCCCGGCCGGCTCGGACGCCACCGGCTGGATCCAGGACCGCGCCAACGACCTGATCCGGGCCGGCCTGGCGGGCGTGCACCGGCTGCCGCACGCCCGGGCGCTGGCCGCCGACACCACCGGCCGCCACGACTTCCTGGGCCGCTACACCGAGGACCTGCCGTCGGTGCTGGACCTGGACGCCGTCCGGGCGGCGGGCGTGCGGATCGGCGCGGACCCGCTGGGCGGCGCGTCGGTGGCGTACTGGGGCCGGATCGCCGAGACGCACCGCCTCGACCTCACGGTCGTCAACCCGCTGACCGACCCGACCTGGCGGTTCATGTCGCTGGACTGGGACGGCAAGGTCCGGATGGACTGCTCGTCGCCGTACGCGATGGCGTCGCTGATCGGCCGCCGGGACGAGTACGCGGTCGCCACCGGCAACGACGCGGACGCGGACCGGCACGGCATCGTCACCCCCGACGGCGGTCTGATGAACCCCAACCACTACCTGGCGGTGGCGATCGACTACCTCTTCCGGCACCGCAAGGACTGGCCGTCCGCCGCCGCGGTCGGCAAGACCCTGGTCTCCTCCTCGATGATCGACCGGGTCGCGGCCGAGCTGAAGCGCGAACTGGTGGAGGTGCCGGTGGGCTTCAAGTGGTTCGTCGACGGGCTGCTGGACGGCTCGGTCGGCTTCGGCGGGGAGGAGTCGGCCGGGGCGTCGTTCCTGCGCCGGGACGGCGGGGTGTGGACCACGGACAAGGACGGCATCCTGCTCGCCCTGCTCGCGGCCGAGATCACCGCCGTCACCGACCGCAGCCCCTCGCAGCACTACCAGGACCTCGCGGCCCGGTTCGGCGCCCCCGCCTACGCCCGGGTGGACGCGCCCGCCGACCGCGAGCAGAAGGCCCGGCTGGCCAAGCTCTCCGCTGACCAGGTGCGGGCCGGCGAGCTGGCCGGCGAACCGATCACCGCGGTGCTGACCGAGGCGCCGGGCAACGGCGCGGCCATCGGCGGACTGAAGGTGTGCACCGAGAACGCCTGGTTCGCGGCCCGGCCGTCCGGCACCGAGGACGTCTACAAGATCTACGCCGAGAGCTTCCACGGCCCCGACCACCTGGCCCAGGTCCAGGACCAGGCCCGCGCCCTGGTGACCGAGGTGCTGGAGGCCTGA
- a CDS encoding winged helix-turn-helix transcriptional regulator: MFHTDCPARDVVDHVTSRWGVWVLISLRGNDLRFYELRESIQGISEKMLAQTLRALVQDGLVWREVEPTTPPQVTYGLTEFGRDVGEPLAELFDRITRQLSPRSAG; this comes from the coding sequence GTGTTTCACACCGACTGCCCCGCGCGCGATGTGGTCGACCACGTGACCAGCAGGTGGGGCGTCTGGGTGTTGATCTCCTTGCGGGGCAACGACCTCCGGTTCTACGAGCTGCGCGAGAGCATCCAGGGCATCAGCGAGAAGATGCTCGCCCAGACCCTGCGCGCGCTGGTCCAGGACGGCCTGGTCTGGCGGGAGGTCGAGCCGACGACGCCGCCCCAGGTCACCTACGGGCTGACCGAGTTCGGTCGGGACGTCGGCGAGCCACTGGCGGAGCTGTTCGACCGGATTACGCGGCAGCTGTCGCCGCGCAGCGCGGGATAG
- a CDS encoding GNAT family N-acetyltransferase, with amino-acid sequence MPTVRPYRPSDRDAVYDICVRTGHQGGDARGLYPDPLLLPTVFAGPYLRLDPELAFVLDDGERAVGYVLGTADTAAFVRAFRDTWLPEVTAHHPAPAAAPVTPTEVVVDLLHRPERMLLPELADHPAHLHIDLLPEHRRQGHGRRLMDTLLAALAERGAPGVHLGMVTGNTPARAFYDRLGFLELPVPDPGPLTYLGLPLPRA; translated from the coding sequence ATGCCGACCGTCCGGCCCTACCGCCCCAGCGACCGCGACGCCGTGTACGACATCTGCGTCCGGACCGGCCACCAGGGCGGCGACGCCCGCGGGCTCTACCCCGACCCCCTGCTGCTGCCCACCGTCTTCGCCGGGCCCTACCTGCGGCTCGATCCGGAACTGGCCTTCGTCCTGGACGACGGCGAGCGCGCCGTCGGCTACGTGCTCGGCACCGCCGACACGGCCGCCTTCGTCCGGGCCTTCCGGGACACCTGGCTCCCCGAGGTCACCGCGCACCACCCGGCCCCGGCCGCGGCCCCCGTCACCCCCACCGAGGTCGTCGTCGACCTGCTGCACCGCCCCGAACGCATGCTGCTGCCCGAACTGGCCGACCACCCCGCGCACCTGCACATCGACCTGCTGCCCGAACACCGACGGCAGGGCCACGGCCGCCGCCTGATGGACACCCTGCTGGCCGCCCTCGCCGAGCGCGGCGCCCCCGGCGTCCACCTCGGGATGGTCACCGGCAACACCCCGGCCCGCGCCTTCTACGACCGGCTCGGCTTCCTCGAACTCCCGGTGCCCGACCCGGGCCCGCTGACCTACCTCGGGCTGCCCCTGCCGCGAGCCTGA